The Desulfobacterales bacterium genome has a window encoding:
- a CDS encoding 2-hydroxyacid dehydrogenase, giving the protein MNILFAASENAWGGFLNMIRAELPRHQFEATGRFGVDHLTGVDVLIPTMCPVTEALLEKSDCLRLIQQCGSGIEGVDLQAARKRNIRVANVPTDISGNADSVAELGIYMMIGLSRNIRGMAQSLENRKMGEPQGRALSGLTVGLAGLGGIGKALIRRLRAFDVHLIGIKHHGSQQAMQELDLEWVGGAEDLHILLKRSDVVMLCLPCTAESKYLINRSSISWMKENAYLINLSRGGLVERDALAEALASGRLAGAGLDVFWEEPPDPDDPIFKYNVLATPHIAGSTDVSMRGIVRAVAENIRRVEKNQEPLYVKN; this is encoded by the coding sequence ATGAATATTCTTTTTGCTGCTTCGGAAAATGCCTGGGGTGGCTTTTTAAACATGATCCGGGCTGAACTTCCCCGGCATCAGTTTGAGGCCACCGGACGGTTCGGAGTCGACCATTTGACCGGGGTCGATGTCCTGATTCCCACCATGTGTCCGGTTACCGAAGCGCTGCTTGAGAAAAGTGATTGCCTGCGGCTCATCCAGCAATGCGGTTCCGGAATAGAGGGCGTTGATCTGCAGGCGGCCCGGAAGCGGAACATCCGGGTGGCCAATGTCCCCACGGATATTTCCGGAAATGCCGACTCTGTGGCGGAGCTGGGGATATATATGATGATCGGCCTGTCCAGGAATATCCGGGGTATGGCACAAAGCCTGGAAAACCGGAAGATGGGAGAGCCACAGGGGCGGGCCTTGAGCGGGCTGACCGTTGGACTGGCAGGCCTTGGCGGCATAGGCAAAGCCCTGATCAGAAGGCTCAGGGCCTTTGACGTGCATTTGATCGGCATCAAACATCACGGCAGCCAACAGGCCATGCAGGAACTGGATCTGGAATGGGTCGGGGGCGCTGAAGACCTGCATATCCTCCTGAAAAGATCGGATGTTGTGATGCTGTGCCTTCCCTGTACAGCTGAGAGTAAATATCTGATCAATCGCTCTTCGATCTCATGGATGAAAGAAAATGCATATTTAATCAATCTGTCAAGAGGCGGCCTCGTAGAGCGCGACGCATTGGCGGAAGCCCTGGCCTCCGGCAGACTGGCCGGTGCCGGCCTGGATGTCTTCTGGGAAGAGCCGCCTGATCCGGATGATCCGATTTTCAAGTATAATGTACTGGCAACCCCGCATATTGCTGGCTCTACCGATGTCTCCATGAGGGGGATTGTCCGGGCCGTGGCCGAAAATATCCGCAGGGTGGAGAAAAACCAGGAACCGTTATATGTGAAAAACTGA
- a CDS encoding zinc ribbon domain-containing protein, with amino-acid sequence MKCPKCSFEQPDDTTECMRCGIVYEKYLKYYDAALVGKELPVTDEKDVSNFRNLVKNLLLYVPDEINPFIFYTRVLFFLIFFIWGLKFIFSPLEANYAGYSFWHLVNLPFHEAGHIFFRPLGRLMTSLGGSIGQLLMPLICLIVFVVKTKDTFAASFSLWWFAENWMDMAPYMNDARSLSMPLLGGNTGPSSPYGFHDWEYILNELGMLRYDHTVASISHNIGITLMIASFIWGGYLLFKQYKISAGQPVKGFGPNR; translated from the coding sequence ATGAAATGCCCGAAATGCAGTTTTGAACAACCCGATGACACGACAGAATGCATGCGTTGCGGGATTGTATATGAAAAGTATTTGAAATACTATGACGCAGCACTCGTTGGGAAAGAACTGCCCGTGACAGATGAAAAAGATGTGTCCAATTTTCGGAATCTGGTCAAAAACTTACTGCTCTATGTGCCGGATGAAATCAATCCGTTTATTTTTTATACCAGGGTACTGTTCTTTTTAATATTTTTTATATGGGGATTGAAATTCATTTTTTCGCCCCTTGAAGCCAATTATGCGGGCTATTCGTTCTGGCATCTGGTCAATCTGCCCTTCCATGAAGCGGGGCATATATTTTTCAGGCCTTTGGGCAGATTAATGACATCTCTCGGAGGAAGTATCGGCCAGCTGCTGATGCCGCTGATATGTCTTATCGTGTTTGTCGTTAAAACAAAAGATACCTTTGCAGCCTCATTCAGTCTCTGGTGGTTTGCAGAAAACTGGATGGATATGGCACCGTATATGAATGATGCCCGATCCCTGTCAATGCCGCTGTTAGGAGGAAACACCGGGCCGAGCTCACCCTACGGATTTCATGACTGGGAATATATACTGAATGAGTTGGGTATGCTTCGCTATGATCATACGGTGGCAAGTATTTCACATAACATAGGAATCACCTTGATGATCGCATCGTTCATATGGGGCGGTTATCTGCTTTTTAAGCAATATAAAATATCTGCGGGTCAGCCAGTTAAGGGCTTCGGCCCTAACCGATAA
- a CDS encoding AsmA-like C-terminal domain-containing protein: MVFRLQKKYAGAIATVAICTVFLSALLVFSDFFLNRASLTNRIKAIASTRLKTAIEFDRLELSLFFTPHIILKNVGFNTADKASGTVRSLKVYPSLFHLLRGNIHLARIILDSPDILLTLPRKMSREQRPPNHPTPTDSLDKATTLISQILSLFPDSVFHMTNGRLALIDQSETVFRFDDIQASGDKAGAIRLSCRSNLFETLNVEARRVNPRLFKNRGRIELKDFRPHLLTQYFQPDAPLGMADSSLDLDIHFLTDGIKVFKIQTKGVISSLTLLKKQKIFSINGGRVSVDWFRNPKQTRVQLNSLELKNPKATLTGSFVMDHQLTETPPVMLEVSGTEADLTSIRDLTLFIWRDHPVVQKVCRIVNQGTAPSVSVTSSGRSISELGDLDNLVIKASVDEARVRLPRIGWNLQEVKGEVLISGGILEGNDLEGAFQDCRTRNSVLRLGLAEEDSQFHLELNLDADLANVPSLLNDVVHNEPVIRTINRIHDLKGRASAKVVLGESLDDIQTMIDVTDMNLSAAPDFIPFPVKIETGRARYQGSAVTFSHLRATVDKSYASDLSGQIDWQNQPFLDIQSGETRISLTEVYPWIQLFGPLKRMNLPVKKLSGSVKLSTANLKGPLQHADQWQFNAAGNIDQLVMTSDIFDLPITFTGGTLRSDQNSVSFYDSRIGILDASLTASGSLSGYLTTDIQSATLTATGDIGKKSAQWLSDMTHLPVTLNLDHQISISRSELSWEKQKRFSLTGDIVLSDGPRISANLVKTADKLKISRLKIEDDISSAVMKITSHDQTQDLSFKGNLEKSTIDQIIRSAPFVHGGVQGDFQAHLSRQAPLTSSLTGQFKANDLVIPLASRPAILIRQASIQSQANRLYASSATLSWDGFRYNVQGNIDWSPEGVQFDMDLACDELNVDKLILSLYKSVESPDEKPKDGRADITSIPFHGTLKVNANRLMYGSYTWSPFLANALLSDNENLITVTRANLCGIDTPGSFYISPQNIRLTVMPSSKASPLDKAVSCLLDNRIRVDGTFDADGQITTEGRRDELTRSLQGKFEFNARDGRIYHLGLMSKIFSVINITEIFAGNLPDLAKEGFAYDSIHAKATIKNGICDIDELIVDGSSMKIACIGSIDLEARETNLTVLVSPLKTVDRLIEKLPLIGGILEGTLISIPVQVTGNLSNPVVVPLSPVTIGTRVLELMKRILKAPVKIIQPFLPAEKSE, from the coding sequence TCTTCTGAGAGGCAATATTCATCTGGCCAGAATTATTCTCGACTCGCCGGACATTTTACTCACCCTGCCCCGAAAAATGTCCCGGGAGCAACGCCCGCCGAACCATCCGACACCGACGGACAGCCTGGACAAAGCAACTACGCTGATAAGTCAAATTTTATCCCTGTTTCCGGATTCGGTATTTCACATGACAAACGGCCGGCTCGCCCTGATCGATCAGTCTGAAACCGTATTCCGGTTTGATGATATTCAGGCATCGGGAGATAAAGCAGGCGCCATCCGGCTCAGCTGCCGATCGAACCTGTTTGAAACGCTCAACGTTGAAGCAAGGAGGGTAAACCCCCGGCTGTTCAAAAACAGAGGGCGTATAGAGCTGAAGGACTTCCGTCCCCATCTGCTCACGCAATACTTTCAACCCGATGCGCCGCTCGGCATGGCTGACTCATCGCTTGATCTGGACATCCATTTTTTAACCGATGGCATCAAGGTTTTCAAAATTCAGACAAAGGGGGTGATTTCCAGCCTGACCCTGCTTAAAAAACAGAAAATTTTTTCTATAAACGGCGGGCGGGTGAGTGTTGACTGGTTCCGGAACCCGAAGCAGACACGTGTGCAGCTCAACAGCCTGGAGCTGAAGAACCCGAAGGCGACTCTGACGGGAAGCTTTGTCATGGATCATCAGTTAACAGAGACCCCCCCGGTGATGCTGGAGGTATCCGGAACAGAGGCTGATCTGACATCCATCCGGGATCTGACCCTCTTTATCTGGAGGGATCACCCGGTGGTTCAGAAAGTGTGCCGTATCGTCAATCAGGGAACGGCCCCATCTGTTTCGGTCACCTCATCCGGCAGGAGCATTTCAGAGTTGGGGGATCTTGACAATCTTGTCATCAAGGCGTCCGTGGATGAAGCCCGCGTCCGTCTTCCGCGAATCGGCTGGAATCTGCAGGAGGTGAAAGGAGAGGTCCTGATTTCCGGGGGCATTCTTGAAGGCAACGATCTTGAAGGCGCCTTTCAGGACTGCCGCACCCGCAACAGCGTTCTTCGCCTGGGACTGGCGGAAGAAGATTCGCAGTTTCACCTCGAACTCAACCTCGATGCGGATTTAGCCAACGTTCCTTCCCTGCTGAACGATGTCGTTCACAACGAGCCGGTCATACGCACCATCAACCGCATTCATGACCTCAAAGGAAGGGCGTCGGCCAAAGTCGTGCTGGGAGAAAGCCTGGATGATATTCAGACCATGATTGACGTAACGGACATGAATCTGTCCGCTGCCCCGGATTTTATCCCCTTTCCTGTCAAAATTGAAACCGGCCGGGCCAGATACCAGGGCTCTGCCGTCACGTTCAGTCACTTACGCGCAACGGTTGATAAATCCTATGCAAGCGATCTCTCCGGGCAGATCGACTGGCAAAACCAACCTTTTCTTGATATCCAGTCCGGAGAAACCCGGATCTCCCTGACGGAAGTATATCCATGGATTCAATTGTTTGGCCCGTTGAAACGCATGAACCTGCCGGTCAAAAAGTTGAGCGGATCTGTAAAACTTTCAACCGCGAATTTAAAAGGGCCGCTTCAACACGCCGATCAGTGGCAGTTTAATGCGGCAGGGAATATTGATCAACTGGTCATGACATCCGATATATTTGACTTGCCGATAACCTTTACCGGGGGGACACTTCGGTCTGATCAGAACAGCGTATCCTTTTACGATTCACGCATTGGCATTCTGGACGCCTCACTGACGGCATCAGGATCCTTGTCCGGTTACCTGACGACCGACATCCAGAGCGCAACGCTGACCGCCACGGGCGATATCGGTAAAAAATCGGCTCAATGGCTTTCCGACATGACGCACCTCCCGGTAACGTTAAATCTTGACCATCAGATTTCCATATCCCGGTCTGAACTGTCCTGGGAAAAGCAGAAGCGGTTTTCATTAACAGGTGATATTGTCTTGTCTGACGGTCCCCGGATTTCCGCAAATCTGGTAAAAACCGCCGATAAACTGAAAATCAGCCGTCTGAAGATCGAAGACGATATCTCCAGTGCCGTAATGAAAATCACATCACACGACCAGACACAGGACCTGTCATTCAAGGGAAACCTGGAGAAATCGACAATCGATCAGATCATCCGGTCTGCCCCCTTTGTTCACGGCGGAGTTCAAGGCGATTTTCAGGCCCATCTATCCCGGCAAGCGCCATTGACATCCAGCCTGACCGGACAGTTCAAGGCCAACGATCTTGTGATACCGCTTGCCAGCCGTCCCGCGATTTTAATCCGGCAGGCGTCGATTCAGTCACAGGCAAACCGGCTTTATGCTTCATCCGCGACATTGAGCTGGGATGGTTTTCGATATAATGTTCAAGGAAATATCGACTGGTCGCCCGAAGGCGTTCAGTTTGATATGGATCTTGCCTGTGACGAACTCAACGTGGACAAGCTCATTCTTTCACTATACAAAAGCGTTGAATCCCCCGATGAGAAACCGAAGGACGGCAGGGCAGATATCACTTCCATTCCCTTTCACGGCACCCTGAAGGTCAATGCAAACCGGTTGATGTATGGAAGCTATACCTGGTCTCCGTTTCTGGCCAATGCATTGCTCAGCGACAATGAAAACCTGATCACCGTTACCCGGGCCAACCTGTGCGGTATCGATACCCCCGGAAGTTTTTACATATCACCGCAAAACATCCGGCTGACTGTCATGCCATCTTCCAAAGCCAGTCCTCTGGACAAGGCCGTTTCCTGTCTTCTGGACAATAGAATTCGCGTTGACGGCACATTCGACGCTGACGGACAAATCACCACCGAAGGAAGGCGAGATGAATTGACCCGCTCACTGCAGGGAAAATTTGAATTTAACGCCCGGGACGGTCGCATCTATCATCTGGGCCTGATGTCAAAAATTTTCTCCGTCATTAACATTACAGAGATATTTGCGGGCAACCTGCCGGATCTGGCCAAAGAAGGATTCGCCTATGATTCCATACATGCCAAAGCCACTATCAAAAACGGAATTTGCGACATCGATGAATTGATTGTTGACGGAAGTTCCATGAAAATTGCCTGCATAGGCAGTATTGATCTCGAAGCCAGAGAAACAAACCTGACCGTACTGGTATCGCCACTGAAGACAGTGGATCGACTGATTGAAAAACTGCCCCTGATCGGAGGCATTCTCGAAGGCACACTGATCTCCATTCCGGTGCAGGTAACCGGCAATCTCAGCAATCCGGTCGTCGTCCCGCTTTCACCCGTCACCATCGGAACACGGGTTCTGGAACTGATGAAACGGATTCTTAAAGCTCCGGTTAAAATCATTCAGCCTTTTCTGCCAGCTGAAAAATCGGAATAA